From the genome of Colwellia psychrerythraea 34H, one region includes:
- a CDS encoding ribonuclease H family protein: MSKKFYVIWKGAKTGIFTTWPEVQQHTAGRSDAQYMGFESKSAAEQAFATTYTKALMQRSLSKKGTASSAPTSSRTATSKKTSKSASAKTTAVSPNGPSDIEIYCDGACSPNPGKSGTGLAVYELGKVTSLYYGLYLPNGTNNTAELSGMLSAFQIAQHFIDKNSEQSICILSDSKYSIDSITKWAKGWKAKGWTRGKGEEIKNLALIQQCYALYKTMHTKITIRHVKGHANIEGNELADRMAVLARKQQQVNMIRYSETINIKAILAMDSG; this comes from the coding sequence ATGAGTAAAAAATTCTATGTGATCTGGAAAGGCGCGAAAACAGGTATATTTACCACGTGGCCAGAAGTTCAGCAACATACTGCGGGTCGCTCAGATGCTCAGTATATGGGCTTTGAATCAAAAAGTGCTGCCGAGCAAGCTTTCGCAACAACTTACACAAAAGCATTGATGCAACGCTCTTTAAGTAAGAAAGGTACAGCAAGTTCTGCACCTACCTCGAGTCGCACAGCAACCAGCAAAAAAACCAGTAAAAGTGCTAGCGCTAAAACTACCGCTGTTAGTCCAAATGGTCCAAGCGATATTGAAATATACTGTGATGGTGCTTGCTCTCCTAATCCAGGTAAATCAGGCACGGGCCTTGCGGTTTATGAATTAGGCAAAGTTACCTCGCTGTATTACGGTTTGTATTTGCCTAATGGTACCAATAATACTGCCGAGTTAAGCGGTATGCTTTCTGCTTTTCAAATTGCACAACACTTTATCGATAAAAACAGCGAGCAAAGTATTTGTATCTTATCCGACTCTAAATACTCTATCGATTCAATTACAAAATGGGCGAAAGGTTGGAAAGCAAAAGGCTGGACCCGTGGTAAAGGTGAGGAGATTAAAAACTTAGCATTAATACAACAATGTTATGCGCTTTATAAAACCATGCATACCAAAATAACCATTCGCCATGTTAAAGGTCACGCAAATATAGAAGGCAATGAACTGGCAGATAGAATGGCAGTACTTGCTAGAAAGCAGCAACAAGTTAATATGATCCGCTATAGCGAAACAATCAACATAAAAGCTATTCTTGCTATGGACTCTGGTTAG